The genomic DNA GTCCACATTATTATTGTATTAAGGGATGGGGTTATGGATCAATAATTTAAGCTGACAATCCTTTGCCGGCAACAGCTTACGCCGTGCCATAAGTTGGCATTCGCAGTGGATTGGTAAGGAGTAACATTATGAGACTAAGAGTGGTTGTTGTGGATGACGATGAGTTGATTAGGTCTTTAACATCTTCTGCCTTGGAGAGTCGGGGATACGAAGTTATAGCTTGTTCCGAGCCTCTTTTCTGTCCTGTTTATTTGGATCGCAAATGCCCGTGTCCCCAGAATCAACTTTGTTGTGATGTTATCATTACCGATATCAATATGCCCAACATGACAGGCTTGGAATTCATAGAAAACCAGAGAAAG from bacterium BMS3Abin08 includes the following:
- the rcsC gene encoding sensor histidine kinase RcsC, which codes for MRLRVVVVDDDELIRSLTSSALESRGYEVIACSEPLFCPVYLDRKCPCPQNQLCCDVIITDINMPNMTGLEFIENQRKNGCKVPYMAIMSGSWTDAELEQAKSLGCHVFRKPLSIDVFDEWLDECEKSIDPNRKLSDFPYKNQQD